In Candidatus Chlorohelix allophototropha, one DNA window encodes the following:
- a CDS encoding methyltransferase domain-containing protein has product MQLDLLPILKCLHCGHDGLQQQENSRIVNKETLLDGAGVCPRCHTRYPVKDGIINFLSRRTPNITFGQLPNQFTFTAWGYERLWRKRALSLLGGREWLPEEELATLIEMLNADGFKREGYEIATHNGVAFILDEGSSTGFYARAVACAIRDGKLNMGGAPLHVVAIDNSWQMLQEARKYIEQEGLSDAISLVRADVEDMPFINKAFAGITNGAALNEFKHTEPALSETRRTLDKFGNAVFMVQMKARGKTGRLLDTLITLTSGIKFFDYAQLEQHYDRAGFRCLEQVSSGLVTISRLRKR; this is encoded by the coding sequence ATGCAACTGGATTTACTACCTATTCTAAAGTGTTTGCACTGTGGTCACGATGGATTACAGCAACAAGAAAATTCCAGAATTGTAAACAAAGAAACCCTTCTTGACGGCGCGGGAGTTTGCCCGCGCTGCCACACTCGCTATCCTGTAAAAGACGGCATAATTAATTTCCTGTCTCGCCGCACTCCTAATATCACTTTTGGACAATTACCCAATCAGTTTACCTTCACCGCTTGGGGTTATGAGCGTCTGTGGAGAAAGCGCGCTTTATCTCTACTGGGTGGTCGCGAATGGTTACCGGAAGAAGAACTGGCAACCCTAATTGAAATGCTCAATGCCGATGGTTTTAAGCGTGAAGGTTACGAGATTGCTACCCATAACGGGGTCGCTTTTATTTTGGACGAGGGTTCTTCCACCGGATTCTATGCCAGAGCAGTTGCGTGTGCGATTCGAGATGGAAAACTAAATATGGGAGGCGCACCCCTACATGTGGTCGCTATCGACAATAGCTGGCAGATGTTACAAGAAGCGCGAAAATATATTGAACAAGAAGGACTTTCTGACGCTATCTCGCTTGTCAGGGCCGATGTCGAGGATATGCCGTTTATAAATAAAGCATTTGCAGGGATTACCAACGGCGCTGCTTTAAACGAGTTCAAACATACTGAACCGGCTTTGAGTGAAACGCGCCGCACTCTCGACAAGTTTGGCAACGCCGTTTTTATGGTGCAAATGAAAGCGCGTGGTAAAACCGGACGCTTGCTTGATACTCTGATAACCCTTACCAGCGGCATCAAATTTTTTGATTATGCGCAACTGGAACAACATTACGATAGGGCAGGTTTCCGCTGTTTAGAGCAAGTCTCTAGCGGATTAGTTACTATCAGTCGCCTACGCAAAAGATAA
- a CDS encoding vWA domain-containing protein, with protein sequence MSGNINDLFSSAVQNNDLDQQAALVLVENLDAVALAGCNGVGLDQIDSDDVTLVAVVLDESGSMSPYRQAVIEGFNQMLEALRESRLPESILLSTWAFSAKPRLLFSYTPVTGLNGINGADFNPDSNTALYDTLLHVMTGMVAYGQMLRDNGVRTRGVIVVFSDGEDNTSKANNQQVRTVSNALVAQESYTLAYVGFGSHDLNQIAREVGFPAVLTVQASSSEIRRIFHQVSASIIRSQSTIGANRFFI encoded by the coding sequence ATGAGCGGAAATATAAATGACCTCTTTAGCAGCGCGGTTCAAAACAATGATCTTGACCAACAAGCAGCGTTGGTATTGGTAGAAAATTTGGATGCGGTAGCGTTAGCGGGTTGCAATGGGGTGGGATTAGACCAAATTGATAGCGACGATGTAACGCTGGTGGCGGTAGTGCTGGATGAAAGCGGTTCGATGAGTCCTTACAGACAAGCAGTGATTGAAGGATTTAACCAGATGCTAGAAGCGTTGCGAGAATCGCGCCTGCCAGAATCAATCCTGTTAAGCACATGGGCTTTCAGCGCAAAACCTAGGTTGCTGTTCAGCTATACCCCCGTTACAGGGCTAAATGGTATCAATGGTGCGGATTTCAATCCCGATAGCAATACGGCGCTTTATGATACGCTACTGCACGTTATGACGGGAATGGTGGCATATGGGCAAATGCTTCGGGATAATGGAGTACGTACCCGTGGGGTGATTGTGGTCTTTTCAGATGGAGAAGATAACACCTCGAAAGCTAATAATCAGCAAGTACGTACCGTAAGTAATGCGCTAGTAGCACAAGAGTCTTATACATTGGCGTATGTGGGGTTTGGCAGCCACGATTTAAACCAAATCGCGCGCGAGGTGGGCTTCCCGGCAGTACTTACGGTGCAAGCATCGTCAAGCGAAATACGCCGCATCTTCCATCAGGTTAGCGCCTCGATTATACGTAGCCAAAGCACAATAGGGGCAAATCGTTTCTTTATTTGA